In Dyadobacter sp. NIV53, a single window of DNA contains:
- a CDS encoding EamA family transporter, producing MIQTLLTSLAVLFRIVSNPLGNVFQKQLINQGRHPLLINFLTYFVLSISCIAVSFTVSWNSFPGQFWLYSIIAGILSAAGNGFLIKALEKGDISVLGPINAYKSLIGMLGGFILLREIPGLWGIAGTALIIFGSYLILDTTEARFSWKLLKRSEIQFRFLALLLTAIEAVYVKKIILITSISAALVSWCWFGAIFSFCFLLFHGINPKTEIRKISFASLGKLCCLVLSAAVMQFSTLYCLSHMPVGYALSLFQLSSIGSVLLGYQFFNEQDIRKKLIGSFIMVLGSIVIILD from the coding sequence TTGATCCAAACCTTACTCACTTCCCTGGCAGTCCTGTTCAGAATTGTTTCTAATCCGTTAGGGAATGTATTTCAAAAACAGCTTATCAATCAGGGCAGACATCCGCTTTTAATTAATTTCCTGACCTATTTTGTTTTATCCATATCCTGTATTGCTGTTTCATTCACCGTCAGCTGGAATTCTTTCCCCGGGCAATTTTGGCTTTATTCCATAATCGCCGGTATTTTAAGTGCTGCCGGAAATGGCTTTCTGATCAAAGCACTGGAAAAAGGGGACATTTCTGTTCTTGGCCCGATCAATGCCTACAAATCCCTGATCGGAATGCTGGGCGGTTTTATCTTACTACGTGAAATTCCCGGCCTTTGGGGCATTGCAGGCACTGCGCTGATTATTTTTGGGAGTTATCTTATTCTGGATACAACTGAGGCACGTTTTAGCTGGAAACTTCTTAAAAGGAGCGAAATACAATTCAGGTTTCTTGCCTTGCTGCTTACAGCCATAGAAGCCGTTTATGTTAAGAAAATTATTTTAATCACATCCATTTCTGCCGCTTTGGTAAGCTGGTGCTGGTTTGGAGCTATCTTCTCCTTTTGCTTTCTTCTTTTTCATGGAATTAATCCAAAAACTGAAATCAGAAAAATCAGTTTTGCCAGTCTTGGTAAGTTATGTTGCCTGGTACTTAGCGCCGCTGTCATGCAATTTAGCACGCTATATTGCCTCAGTCACATGCCAGTAGGTTATGCATTGTCACTTTTTCAGCTTTCTTCCATCGGAAGCGTACTACTTGGATATCAGTTCTTTAATGAACAGGATATTCGCAAAAAGCTGATTGGGTCATTCATTATGGTTTTGGGCTCCATTGTGATTATACTGGATTAG
- a CDS encoding M1 family metallopeptidase produces the protein MLLLNYLVHRHFYPPGNPYRSATGEPGAAYWQNRADYKIDVSLDDKTEIITGSETITYSNNSPNALSFLWLQMDQNVYKKHSKGLDAKLFLSKNGEDANFEGGFVIESIFFNSAKGTGKEAAFFINDTRMRIQLSEPLASGQKISFRIKYSYKFPRNFKNADFNVNRTDVLSTKNGDIYSVAQWYPRLCVLDDVSGWNTLPYLGNGEFYLEYGNFDVNITVPSAYIVEASGDLLNPEEVLTAIQSERWKRAMSSTEKVFIRTAEEVTDPASRPSKPFCTWKFKLSNARDFAWTASKSFVWEGVGIALPGGKKVLGSSLYPAESKLAESWERSGEYIKFTLQYFSQKWHEYPYNKAVNVASNLDGMEYPGLVFCAAKDKGNMYWAVVNHELGHTWFPMIVGSNERRHAWMDEGFNAFMDNMATKDFNGGEFIGYPEIDIPVAGLFADSLVPVMTRPDVIPGNEVYTVQYQKVAYLLTLLREQILGKEQFDFAFRKYISDWAYKHPTPWDFFSSINNSTGEDLNWFWKSMFLENYKLDQKITKVVNPKKGVYEKTQITIENMEKAAMPLWVEITFQNGDKESHNFPVEIWEQGSVYTFTTESNGAVSKVVIDPKRIFPDMKAGNNVWENK, from the coding sequence ATGTTGCTTCTGAATTATTTGGTTCATCGTCATTTTTACCCTCCAGGAAATCCGTATCGTTCTGCAACCGGCGAACCTGGCGCCGCCTACTGGCAAAATCGCGCAGACTATAAAATTGACGTAAGCCTGGACGATAAAACTGAGATAATCACTGGTAGCGAAACCATTACCTACTCGAATAACAGCCCGAATGCCCTTTCCTTTTTATGGTTACAAATGGATCAGAATGTTTACAAAAAACATTCAAAAGGATTGGATGCCAAACTTTTTCTGAGCAAAAATGGAGAAGACGCGAACTTTGAAGGCGGTTTCGTTATTGAATCTATCTTTTTTAATAGTGCTAAGGGAACAGGTAAAGAAGCAGCATTTTTCATAAATGATACAAGAATGCGCATTCAGCTATCTGAACCGCTTGCTTCCGGCCAAAAGATTTCATTCCGGATTAAATACAGTTACAAATTCCCGAGAAATTTCAAAAATGCTGACTTTAATGTGAACAGGACGGATGTGCTTTCTACCAAAAACGGTGATATTTATTCCGTAGCACAATGGTATCCAAGGCTTTGTGTGCTGGATGATGTGAGTGGCTGGAATACCCTCCCCTATTTGGGCAATGGAGAATTTTATCTGGAATATGGAAATTTCGACGTCAATATTACGGTTCCGTCAGCCTACATTGTGGAAGCATCGGGCGATCTGCTCAATCCGGAAGAAGTGCTGACCGCCATACAATCGGAACGCTGGAAAAGGGCAATGTCGTCTACTGAAAAAGTATTTATCCGTACCGCTGAAGAAGTCACAGATCCGGCTTCAAGGCCTTCAAAACCATTTTGTACATGGAAATTTAAACTCAGCAATGCGAGGGATTTTGCATGGACAGCTTCGAAATCATTCGTTTGGGAAGGAGTTGGAATTGCTTTGCCAGGCGGGAAAAAAGTATTGGGAAGTTCGCTCTACCCTGCCGAATCCAAACTGGCAGAAAGCTGGGAACGATCGGGTGAGTATATCAAATTCACACTTCAGTATTTTTCACAGAAATGGCACGAATATCCTTATAATAAAGCTGTTAACGTTGCGTCCAATCTGGATGGAATGGAATATCCGGGACTCGTTTTCTGTGCAGCAAAGGATAAAGGGAATATGTATTGGGCAGTGGTCAATCATGAACTCGGGCACACCTGGTTTCCAATGATCGTAGGAAGTAATGAACGACGACACGCCTGGATGGACGAAGGATTTAATGCTTTTATGGATAACATGGCTACCAAAGATTTTAATGGAGGCGAATTTATTGGTTATCCGGAAATTGATATTCCCGTTGCCGGGCTTTTCGCGGACTCACTTGTTCCGGTCATGACAAGGCCTGATGTAATTCCGGGCAATGAAGTATATACAGTTCAATATCAAAAAGTTGCATACCTGTTAACGTTGCTGCGGGAACAGATTCTGGGTAAGGAGCAATTTGATTTTGCATTTCGTAAGTATATCAGCGATTGGGCATATAAACATCCTACGCCATGGGATTTTTTCAGCAGTATCAACAATTCAACGGGTGAAGACCTGAACTGGTTTTGGAAATCCATGTTTCTGGAAAATTACAAACTGGACCAGAAAATAACTAAAGTAGTGAATCCGAAAAAAGGTGTATACGAAAAAACACAGATCACGATTGAAAACATGGAAAAAGCGGCGATGCCATTATGGGTTGAAATTACTTTTCAAAACGGTGATAAAGAATCGCACAACTTTCCGGTAGAAATTTGGGAGCAGGGTTCCGTTTATACTTTTACAACAGAATCCAACGGTGCAGTCAGCAAGGTCGTAATAGATCCGAAACGCATATTTCCTGATATGAAAGCGGGTAACAATGTTTGGGAAAATAAGTAA
- a CDS encoding helix-turn-helix domain-containing protein: MKPVISRSDCPVSYSLDIFGDKWTLLILRDMMLDEKTSYSEFMTSQEKIASNILINRLNTLHSQGFVTKKASPLNKSKFLYTLTEKAIDLVPVIVDLIEWGEKYNKKGQPKSVLDKVLKNKPKAVKEIQDGLRKKRDQSELLA, encoded by the coding sequence ATGAAACCGGTTATTTCAAGATCTGATTGTCCTGTAAGTTACTCACTCGATATTTTTGGTGATAAATGGACTTTGCTGATCCTCCGCGATATGATGCTGGACGAGAAGACGTCATACAGCGAGTTTATGACTTCTCAGGAGAAAATTGCCTCAAATATTCTTATTAATCGCCTTAATACCCTTCATAGCCAGGGATTTGTGACAAAAAAGGCGTCGCCGCTTAACAAGTCAAAATTTCTGTATACGCTAACTGAAAAAGCAATTGATCTTGTTCCCGTTATAGTGGATTTGATAGAATGGGGTGAAAAATACAACAAGAAGGGCCAGCCAAAATCTGTTTTGGATAAAGTGCTTAAAAACAAACCAAAGGCTGTTAAAGAAATTCAGGATGGGCTGAGGAAGAAAAGAGACCAGAGTGAACTTTTGGCTTAA
- a CDS encoding ELWxxDGT repeat protein, producing MPSDYVREEAVANNLLFILAGEGSNGLQLWRSDGTDEGTFRLADNYQIQASNPTYLTSAGTFVCFRMIYQNDNWLFRSDGTNEGTYPLHKLSNSGSTFWGIGNINGTMFFSGAQDAGGRQLWKTDGTIAGTQLVKDFGISNKGETGPEQFFNFNGKLSFVIHNEEEIDVDAVLWQSDGTEAGTVPGPALSDGFIQPAVMGNYVYFPEGSSLKRSDGKTITTVKDGFIWLRQPFVVGQSIYFSANHAGSGEELWKSDGTAEGTALVKDIVSGAEDSDPTGFTDVAGTLFSKRSRQATGGCGKVMAVPREQSR from the coding sequence GTGCCTTCTGATTATGTCCGTGAAGAAGCTGTTGCAAATAACCTGCTTTTCATTCTTGCAGGTGAAGGTTCCAACGGTTTGCAGCTCTGGAGAAGTGACGGAACAGACGAAGGCACATTCCGGCTTGCAGACAACTATCAGATACAAGCCTCTAACCCCACTTATCTGACCAGCGCCGGAACTTTTGTTTGTTTCAGAATGATATATCAGAACGACAACTGGCTGTTCAGGAGTGATGGTACAAATGAAGGAACCTACCCGCTGCATAAGCTCAGCAATTCGGGCTCAACATTCTGGGGAATAGGAAATATAAACGGGACTATGTTTTTTTCCGGTGCGCAGGATGCTGGCGGGCGTCAGCTCTGGAAGACAGACGGAACGATTGCCGGAACCCAGCTTGTCAAAGATTTTGGCATTTCAAACAAGGGTGAAACCGGACCTGAACAATTTTTCAATTTCAATGGCAAGCTATCTTTTGTGATCCATAACGAGGAGGAAATCGATGTGGATGCGGTTCTCTGGCAAAGTGACGGAACGGAGGCTGGAACTGTGCCTGGCCCTGCATTGAGCGATGGCTTTATCCAGCCTGCTGTAATGGGTAATTACGTTTATTTTCCCGAAGGAAGCAGTCTTAAACGAAGCGATGGAAAAACGATTACTACCGTTAAAGATGGTTTCATTTGGCTCCGCCAGCCATTTGTTGTGGGACAATCTATTTACTTTTCAGCCAATCATGCGGGAAGCGGGGAAGAGCTCTGGAAATCTGACGGCACTGCAGAAGGTACTGCATTGGTAAAGGATATTGTCTCCGGTGCAGAAGACTCTGATCCAACCGGGTTTACAGACGTGGCCGGAACTCTTTTTTCAAAGCGCAGTCGTCAGGCCACTGGCGGTTGTGGAAAAGTGATGGCAGTACCCAGGGAACAGTCCAGGTGA
- a CDS encoding RNA polymerase sigma factor yields MTSESELIADCLLHDRTAQRLLYDRYKRSMYTLAYRITADFDDANDVLQDSFLEVFRHLDQFRGDATLGAWIRKIVIRKSTKKKRLVIWENIEDHQQESINWGESEINAAHLETAILSLPDGFRTIFVLAEVEGYTHKEIAVMMNITEGTSKSQLFHAKRKLRSMLTPG; encoded by the coding sequence ATGACATCGGAGTCTGAACTGATTGCAGATTGCCTTTTACACGACCGGACTGCGCAGCGGCTATTGTATGACCGTTACAAAAGAAGTATGTATACGCTTGCATACCGCATAACGGCTGATTTCGATGATGCGAACGATGTATTGCAGGATTCTTTCCTGGAAGTTTTCCGCCATTTGGACCAGTTCAGGGGCGATGCAACACTTGGGGCCTGGATCAGGAAAATCGTAATACGCAAATCCACGAAGAAAAAGAGGCTGGTGATTTGGGAAAATATAGAAGACCATCAGCAGGAAAGCATTAACTGGGGTGAAAGTGAGATAAACGCAGCGCATCTGGAAACGGCCATTCTTTCTTTGCCCGATGGTTTCAGGACCATTTTCGTACTGGCCGAAGTGGAGGGTTACACGCACAAGGAAATCGCTGTAATGATGAACATTACAGAGGGCACTTCTAAATCACAATTGTTTCATGCAAAAAGAAAATTACGGAGCATGTTAACACCTGGATGA
- a CDS encoding S9 family peptidase gives MTKSVIFIFLILSIHSYGQLPTPESLGLRHLTTAYKNDQVDILVKSKKGDELITKPLLLFIQGSLPRPLIVTYDTTRTFGIFPFNLDSLTLNYHVAIIGKPYIPVLTDKNELSSDLNYIDPDTKQFPLAYTERNYLDYYVERNKAVIRFLQKQNWVSSKKLIVAGHSEGSTIAAKLASTSRAVTHLIYLSGNPSGRIMSIIERSRKNETDSSELAEEGFVYWKSVVENPDEIAGLGDSNKATYQFSIPPWDYLKKLSIPVLIGYGTNDYCSPYNDFFRVETIREKKENFTFHAYIGLDHNFFLVDKNGNINYEIYNWDKVGGDMYRWLLNRN, from the coding sequence ATGACAAAAAGCGTTATTTTTATTTTTTTGATCTTAAGCATCCATTCTTATGGGCAACTGCCTACTCCCGAAAGTCTGGGATTACGGCACCTGACCACTGCTTACAAAAATGATCAGGTAGATATTCTGGTAAAATCAAAAAAAGGAGATGAGCTGATCACTAAACCTTTACTGCTTTTTATACAGGGGTCTTTACCCAGGCCGCTCATTGTTACATACGACACCACGCGTACGTTTGGGATATTCCCTTTCAATCTGGATAGTTTAACGCTGAACTACCATGTAGCAATTATTGGGAAACCTTATATCCCAGTTTTAACCGACAAAAATGAGCTCTCTAGTGACCTGAATTATATAGATCCGGATACAAAACAATTTCCACTGGCGTATACAGAGCGAAATTATCTGGATTATTATGTAGAGCGAAACAAGGCAGTTATCCGGTTTTTACAGAAACAGAATTGGGTTTCGAGCAAGAAACTTATTGTGGCAGGCCATTCGGAGGGAAGCACCATTGCTGCAAAACTTGCAAGTACTTCCAGGGCTGTAACTCATCTTATTTATTTGAGCGGGAATCCATCCGGCCGGATTATGTCGATCATTGAAAGAAGCCGCAAAAATGAAACGGATAGCAGCGAACTTGCCGAGGAAGGTTTTGTTTACTGGAAAAGTGTGGTTGAAAATCCGGATGAAATAGCAGGTTTGGGTGACTCGAACAAGGCTACTTATCAATTTTCTATACCGCCCTGGGATTATCTGAAAAAACTGTCGATCCCGGTTTTAATAGGTTATGGGACAAACGATTATTGTTCACCTTACAACGATTTTTTCAGGGTCGAAACGATCAGGGAAAAGAAAGAAAACTTCACCTTTCATGCGTATATCGGGCTGGATCACAACTTTTTCCTTGTAGACAAAAATGGGAATATAAATTATGAAATATACAACTGGGACAAAGTTGGTGGAGATATGTATCGTTGGTTACTGAACCGGAATTAG
- a CDS encoding M4 family metallopeptidase, with protein MVTPYYLAPNLPQQTLELTYDQNVEGSYLEPYRGHVREYANNNFINSNDRSVNRNGFHNLTRVLNANETWGANHQEATTALWATEKAYDYFNNIHGRNGTKNNGFIPNILTNVPQNAFSPNFYGPGYYHDIFGTAGDGQLIMIQSWTGESLATLDIIGHEYAHGVTRFTSNLVYEREPGALNESFSDIMGYCLERRTLPNDWNWLCGEDIAPGRQLRNMQNPADVPFNDARGQIPQPSTYLTDPLWHDAVGDPDDAFGVHINSGVMNRWFYLLCSGGNQNGRAVNAIAFDRAERLLYLAFTSYMTSQDDFADARTATLQAAQQLYGNCSAEYRQVGEAWAAVGVGTGSGCAVNCSFAISANANPSAALINATTTLSSACTGTGCTGVNYTWTGNGVNQIGQSINIAAPGSAGNYTYTVSATQPGCTTKTASAALTVSTGTIQACAVNKVRLWFRAPGDCCMDRLNGATIQGSTNAGTTWTTLSTISQNGTGGWQEFTFTNTVYYSSVRFVAGSTGWGELGELEFYSGTTKMTGTPFGSAGNNSADNFDKAFDGNTGTMWHGPTVGSVNNAGLSAVGCATTPPTCDFNITASSTITNNQRQLNYNCIGTNCSGVTYAWSGNGVSGSTSPLNITAPTTAGTYTYTVTASKSGCTNKTATVQIVVGSTDNTFTCSGVTFTEGQIIGNAGPGNAVVRIMSGCPMVYWEGGSSSGRTSIDWLAYLTGKTISDAILTSCLKWDGQSCTTTPTTCDFNISASTTTTTNGQRQLNYSCTGNNCSGVTYAWSGNGVSGSTSPLNFTAPAAAGTYTYTVTASKSGCNNKTATVQITIAAGNTFTCSGVTFTEGQIIGNAGPGNAVVRIISGCPMVYWEGGSSSGRTNHDWLIYLTGKTISDAILTSCLKWEGQSCSLRIGVEEKDNVQIKLNELVVSPNPNTGVFEVSFYLQKNKKATLSVIDVRGTSRFEQSIIGKGVHTEKVNLEKHPSGTYLVQLRKDDGVEIKRLIVIK; from the coding sequence ATGGTTACCCCATATTATCTAGCTCCTAATCTTCCACAACAGACCCTTGAACTTACTTATGACCAAAATGTAGAAGGGAGTTATTTAGAACCATATCGCGGACATGTCAGAGAATATGCAAATAACAATTTTATTAACTCTAACGACCGTAGTGTGAACCGAAATGGGTTCCATAACTTGACCAGAGTATTAAATGCAAATGAGACTTGGGGTGCTAATCACCAGGAAGCTACTACTGCGCTCTGGGCAACTGAAAAAGCGTATGACTATTTTAACAATATTCACGGCAGAAATGGGACTAAAAATAACGGTTTTATCCCTAATATTTTGACTAACGTTCCTCAAAATGCTTTTAGTCCTAATTTTTATGGCCCTGGCTATTATCATGACATATTTGGCACGGCTGGCGACGGACAATTAATTATGATACAATCGTGGACCGGAGAAAGTTTGGCAACTTTAGATATAATAGGACACGAGTATGCACATGGAGTTACACGATTTACATCCAATTTGGTTTATGAACGTGAGCCTGGTGCATTGAACGAGTCATTTTCGGATATTATGGGCTATTGCTTGGAAAGAAGAACCCTACCTAATGACTGGAACTGGCTCTGTGGTGAAGATATTGCCCCGGGAAGACAGTTAAGAAATATGCAGAATCCTGCTGATGTTCCATTTAATGATGCGCGTGGGCAAATTCCTCAACCTTCCACTTATCTGACAGACCCATTGTGGCATGATGCAGTAGGTGATCCAGATGATGCTTTTGGTGTGCACATAAATAGCGGGGTAATGAATAGATGGTTTTACTTACTTTGTAGTGGGGGAAATCAGAATGGTAGGGCCGTTAATGCTATCGCTTTCGATAGAGCTGAACGATTACTTTACTTGGCATTTACCAGTTATATGACCAGTCAAGATGATTTTGCCGACGCCCGCACCGCTACTTTGCAGGCAGCTCAGCAGCTATACGGAAATTGCTCAGCTGAATACCGTCAAGTCGGAGAGGCGTGGGCAGCTGTGGGAGTGGGAACTGGATCTGGATGTGCTGTCAATTGTAGCTTTGCTATCTCGGCTAATGCAAATCCAAGCGCAGCTTTAATAAATGCCACCACTACCTTATCTTCAGCTTGCACTGGAACGGGATGTACAGGAGTTAATTACACCTGGACGGGAAATGGGGTAAATCAAATTGGTCAAAGTATTAATATTGCCGCTCCAGGTTCAGCCGGTAACTATACTTATACAGTTTCAGCAACACAGCCAGGTTGTACAACAAAAACAGCATCTGCTGCATTAACTGTAAGTACGGGTACTATTCAGGCCTGTGCTGTAAACAAAGTACGTTTATGGTTTAGGGCACCAGGGGATTGTTGTATGGATCGTTTGAACGGAGCAACAATACAAGGGTCTACAAATGCAGGAACTACCTGGACTACATTAAGTACAATCAGCCAAAATGGAACAGGAGGTTGGCAGGAGTTTACTTTCACTAACACTGTATATTACAGTTCCGTCAGGTTTGTGGCAGGCAGCACAGGTTGGGGCGAGTTAGGTGAGCTTGAATTTTATAGTGGGACGACAAAGATGACCGGTACACCATTCGGATCTGCAGGCAATAATAGCGCTGATAATTTTGATAAGGCTTTTGATGGCAATACCGGTACAATGTGGCATGGGCCGACAGTTGGTTCTGTAAATAACGCCGGCCTAAGTGCAGTAGGCTGCGCTACCACGCCTCCAACCTGCGACTTTAACATAACTGCAAGCAGTACTATTACCAACAATCAGAGACAGCTAAATTACAATTGTATTGGTACTAATTGCAGTGGCGTAACTTATGCATGGAGTGGTAACGGAGTAAGCGGAAGTACATCGCCCCTTAATATAACAGCGCCAACCACTGCCGGTACTTATACCTATACTGTTACAGCCAGCAAAAGCGGATGTACTAATAAAACAGCCACTGTTCAGATCGTTGTCGGAAGTACAGATAATACATTTACTTGTTCGGGTGTCACTTTTACGGAGGGACAAATTATAGGTAATGCGGGCCCTGGTAATGCAGTTGTACGAATTATGTCGGGTTGTCCTATGGTATATTGGGAAGGTGGATCTTCTAGTGGGCGCACTAGTATTGATTGGTTAGCTTATCTTACAGGTAAAACTATCAGTGATGCGATACTTACTTCCTGTCTGAAATGGGATGGACAAAGTTGCACTACCACGCCCACAACCTGTGATTTTAACATATCAGCAAGCACCACGACCACTACCAATGGTCAGAGGCAGCTAAACTACAGTTGTACTGGTAACAATTGCAGTGGCGTAACTTATGCATGGAGTGGTAACGGTGTTAGTGGAAGTACATCACCCCTTAATTTTACGGCTCCAGCTGCTGCGGGTACTTATACCTATACGGTTACAGCCAGCAAAAGCGGGTGCAATAATAAAACAGCTACTGTTCAAATTACTATTGCTGCGGGTAACACTTTTACATGTTCAGGTGTCACTTTTACAGAGGGTCAAATTATTGGTAATGCAGGTCCTGGCAATGCGGTTGTACGCATTATCTCCGGTTGCCCTATGGTATATTGGGAAGGTGGATCTTCAAGCGGCCGCACCAATCACGACTGGTTGATATATCTTACTGGTAAAACCATTAGTGATGCGATACTCACTTCCTGCCTGAAATGGGAGGGGCAAAGTTGCAGCCTTAGAATTGGTGTTGAAGAAAAAGACAATGTACAGATTAAATTAAATGAGCTTGTAGTTTCTCCAAACCCTAATACGGGCGTATTTGAAGTTTCGTTTTATCTTCAGAAAAATAAAAAAGCAACTTTATCAGTAATTGATGTGAGAGGAACTAGTAGATTTGAGCAGTCAATAATTGGCAAAGGTGTACATACAGAAAAAGTGAATTTGGAAAAACATCCATCCGGGACTTATCTTGTACAGTTAAGAAAAGATGATGGTGTTGAGATCAAGAGGCTGATCGTCATAAAATAA